From the Erpetoichthys calabaricus chromosome 12, fErpCal1.3, whole genome shotgun sequence genome, the window ACaaaccttaatttttttctccctttattAGAAATTCCCTATATTTCGTTATGCACTTGTGGTTTTCATTCCACCTTTCCCTCTTAGTATATTCCTCATTATTGCTTGCATtttgaaatatgtattttttttgaaAGGATGTGTTGGTTTAGAcatcttgctttgtttttttcccaattcTGTTTATCACCCAACTTCTGCTTCTCAAATCAAATATCAGTAATACAATAAGGTgttattttttatcaattttattatttgtttttttcaaaatgctCTTGAATAGTGTGTTTGTTTAACATTCCATTTTCAACCTCTCAAAATAAAGGTCTTTTTCTTTGACTTACTGTTCTCTACAAATTATCAGACAATGTTTTTATCTTAACActattttatttgtgtgaatttgCTTTCAGATACATACTCTGAAGTTTATGACAGAAGTTCTTTCTGTatgattgctgctgctgcttggcaGAACTGGACGGTAATGGGGTGGAGCAGTGGGACTTGAGTGCTTTGTTTTCATCTCCACAGCACTGTCAGGACACATTGTAATCAGACAATCTTCCATGTCTATAATGTTGTTAAACAGTGATTGCCAAATGAGCCAAAAAACTTTACTGGCACAAATTACgggggcaaaaacaaaaaaattagcaTCCCTTATGGCTAATGCCTTAAGGCTAACTGGTGAATAAACCTAGCTCTCCACTCTAAGGGCTGGTTTGTGATATAAAATGAATAAGATTCATGTCTGCCTTGTATAAAATCTTAGCATTTCTTttaatctatttttcttttttttctgtctaaaATATCCCTAGGACAAAGGGCAGTTTTTGAAATTACAATAGTGTGTAACGTACTCTTGGTTTTACCAAGAACATGGAAATGTTCCCATCAGACAAACCCCTAGActtttaaatgtatacataatgaataaattattttttccgtTACCTTCTATCATCTATCTACCATCTATGTATATGCCCATGTGgaattttttttcactattttgttttttgtcagtataAACATTTGTATAAATATTCTTTGGCTGTATAAAATTGTGAAATCATTTTACTTCAGagaagttacatttttattatatttcttcaGATAATTCTAAGTAATACTACATTTCTGTTAGCCACTTTCCACATGcaataagtaaatacatttctCTGGGCCTATTGCACCTGAGCATTATGGTGCTGTGACTGGCACTACTGCCTCAGTGTAATGAATATGATTTTCACTAGCAAACACTCACCAATTCACTTAATTTGCACAACTTTTAGGAGAATGGTGATTCTGATTGTCCCCATGTAGGCACATGCTTGGCCATGTGATGGACTTCCACCCTGTCCACAGTTGACCCCTACATTGTGCTCAGTTATGATGAAATAGGCTCAGGTCACCTGCATCCCTAAACTGAATAAACTTggcttgaaaatgttatatttcctATTGACAAGTTCATATATTTATACAGGTTATTCCAGCTTTTTGGTTGTTTCATCTTAGATTTCCTGTTATTCTGGTTTTGATTTAATACAAAACTGATCACAAAAATAATATTCCATTTTCACATCAGGGtgaaatatgtgtatataaagatatatactgtataagagagagagagagagagagaggttaggaccaCATGGTGagacagcacattgccacacctaccagttcagatggaatggaaccagtgtgaggttttttgtggtggcttgagtgccaattctgccaccaacccccaggtttttccctgcaggttggagggcctacatgcagggctgcaaattaacgtcatacccaggacagagcaattgcaggttaagggccttgctcaagggcccaacaaagtagagtcacttttggagtTTACGGGAttagaaccggcaaccttccaattgccagtgcaaatccttagcctcagagccaccactccatcctaaagtgcatccggaaagtattcacagcgcatcactttttccacattgtgttatgttacagccttattccaaaatggattaaattcatttttttcctcagaattctacacacaacacctcacaatgacaacataaaaaaagtttacttgagatttttgcaaatttattaaaaataaaaaaaactgagaaagcacatgtacataagtattcacagcctttgccatgaagctcaaaattgagctcaggtgcatcctgtttcccctgatcatccttgagatgtttctacagcttaattggagtccacctgtggtaaattcagttgattggacatgatttggaaaggcacacacctgtctatataaggtcccacagttgacagttcatgccagagcacaaaccaagcatgaagtcaaaggaattgtctgtggacctccgagacaggattgtctcgaggcacaaatctggggaaggttactgaaaaatttctgctgctttgaaggtcccaaggagcacagtggcctccatcatccgtaagtggaagaagttcgaaaccaccaggactcttcctagagctggccggccatctaaactgagcgatcgggggagaagggccttagtcagggtggtgaccaagaacccgatgatcactctttcagagctccagaggtcctctgtggagagaggagaaccttccagaaggacaaccatctctgcagcatccaccaatcaggcctgtatggtagagtggccagacagaagccactccatagtaaaaggcacatggcagcccgcctggagtttgccaaaaggcacctgaaggactctcaaaccatgaaaaagaaaattctctggtctgatgagacaaagattgaactctttggtgtgaatgccaggcgtcacgtttggaggaaaccaggcaccgctcatcaccaggccaataccatcctacagtgaagcatggtggtggcagcatcatgctgtgggggtgtttttcagcggcagggactgggagactcgtcaggataaagggaaagatgactgcagcaatgtacagagacatcctggatgaaaacctgctcccaGAGCGCTCTTGAACTCAGACtgggggcaacggttcatctttcagcaggacaatgaccctaagcatacagccaagatatcaaaggagtggcttcaggacaactctgtgaatgtccttgagtggcccagccagagcccagacttgaatctgattgaacatctctggagagatcttaaaatggctgtgcactgatgcttcccatccaacctgatggagcttgagaggtgctgcaaagagggaatggtcgaaactggccaaggataggtgtgccaagcttgtggcatcgtattcaaaaagagttgaggctgtaattgttgccaaaggtgcatcgacaaattattgagcaaaggctatgaatacttatgtacatgtgatttctcaattttttttatttttaataaatttccaaaaacctcaagtaaactttattcacgttgtcattatggggtgttgtgtgtagaattctgaggaaaaaaatgaatttaatccattttggaataaggctgtaacataacaaaatgtggaaaaagtgatacgctgtgaatactttccggatgcactgtatatattgtataagggtatttatatacagtatatatatatatatatatatatatagtaacagatagaggcactgtcgaacccttgaaccttcagaccagacatcagacaccagataaaagtccaatatgactttattttataatagtgtgcaccaagcattctgcactccactatactcatataatacacaatcaCTACACAATAATCCCtataataaccaatacaataatcaatcctccactcccagacgtgctaccacccttccacccagctcagctcaacgtctgggattttccacaatccttttatagtcctttacCCGGAAGTGgttttgtccctcagtccatgtgactttctatcacttccaggtcaggtaaaaacttctccttttcttcagcccagaagtatatcatttcttccattcccgtcacttggaaatacttccgggttatatggaaagcataaatccctgggcctccctgcagcgactcctggcggcccccatgttatccagcagggctgtgaagaaaaactccaaggtccatgattccctgttggcattcggggcacctccatgctgcaaggagggctccagctggcggcttggaggtgttggccggaatatatggccggcaatccctcacaatatatatatacagtggaacctcgagatacgatcacctctgtatacgagaaattcaagatacgaggaaagtatgagtgaaaaattcggatctaaatacgagcattggctcgcgtaacgagccatgagccaggctgtgggtatgcgtGACGTGTTTCCCGATCCGCCTCGACTCAGGGATTCACccaagctgacgctgcccgcatttaacgtgaaaataattattccacgatgcctctcaagaagattgttgcctcagatagtgctgcaaagaaaaaaaaggaagccatggccgttgaaattaagaaagaaatcatAGATAAACATGAGCGTGGTGTAAGAGTGACGGAACTGGGGAAGACTTACGGCCGTTCGACATCAACGATCTGCACTATTctgaagaagaaggaagaaattAAGAAACTTGATGTGGCCAAAGGAGTTACTGTGACTTCCAAGCACCGTCCAAAACTCCTAGAAGATGATAAGAAGCTGTTGTTGGTGTGGATTAACGAGAAGCAGTTAAAAGGCGATTCGGTGTCGGAAGCTATCACTTGTGCTAAGGCTAAGAAGCTGTACTTGGACCTTCTCCGAAAAACACCAGGTACGTCGGCTGAAGATGAGGAGGCATTTAAGGCAAGCCATGGAtggtttgaaaaatttaaaatgagaacTGGTATTCACAGTGTTGTGTGACATGGGGAGGCTGCCAGCTCTGATACAGCTGCTGCTGATAAATTTGTTCAAGAGTTCCAACAATTTATTAATAGCGAGGGGTTTATTCCCCAGTAAGTGTTTAATTGTGATGAAACAGGTCTTTTTTTGGAAGAAGATGCCTAAGAGGATCTACATCACGCAAGAGAAATATTTGCCTGGCCACAAGCCAATGAAAGATAGGCTTACCCTCTTGTTCTGCGCCAACGCAAGTGGAGACTGTAAAATCAAGCCGTTGCTCGTCTACcactcagaaaatccacgagTTTTCAAGAGGGGGaaggtgcagaaaaaaaaactgaatgtgaTGTGGTGGGCCAACAGCAAAGCCTGGGTAACACGGCAATTTTTCATCAAGTGGGTCAATGAAGTTTTTGGCCCCTCAGTGAAGAAATATCTTCACGAAAATAAGTTGCCACTCAAGGATTTGCTCGTCCTTGATAATGCTCCTGCACATCCTCCAGGGCTTGAAGATGATTTGCTGGAGGAATTTCAGTTCATCAAAGTCAAGTTTCTTCCTCCCAACACCACTCCACTTCTCCAGCCCATGGACCAGCAAGTAATTTCCAACTTTAAAAAGCTGTACATGAAGGCCTTGTTTCAAAGGTGTTTTGAAGTGACCGAAAATACAAGCCTGACCCTCAGAGAATTTTGGAAGGATCACTTCAACATCTTAAATTGTTTAAACCTTATTGATAAGGCCTGGGAAGAAGTCTCAGTGAGGACCCTGAATTCGGCATGGAAAAAACTGTGGCCTCAGAGTGTTCCTGACTTTGGTTTTGATCCTCAACCTGTGGACAAAACAGTGCAGCTAGTCGAAGAAATTGTATCTCTGGGGAAAACTATGGGTCTGGATGTGGATGGTGCTGATCTGGATGAGTTAGTGGAGGAGCATAGTGAAGAACTTAAAACGGACAAACTTAAGGAACTTCACAAGGAGCAGCAGCAAGAGGTGGTAGAAGAGCTTTCGTTAGGGGAGGAGGGAGCAGGGGATGAGTCCCTCTCTTCCAGTAAGATTAAAGAAGTGTTGGCAAAGTGGGAAGAAGTAAAAACTTTCTTTGAAGAAAATCACTCTAATAAAGCAGTGTGTGGGCGCACCATGAACTTGTGTAATGACAATGTAGTGTCGCATTTTAGGGGCATCTTAAAAAGAAGACAGAAGCAAGTGTCATTAGATAAGTTTTTGGTAAAGCAACCTGCAACTAAAAGAAAGTTAAGTGATTCTGACCCAGAACCTGCTTCCAGTGGGGTAAAATTCCCAAGAAGAGAGAGCCTTCCTGAATCAGAGGGGGACTCTCCTTCCCCACAGTAACCCGTTTCCTCCTCCCCACCTCCCTATCGTCTCCCTCAAGCCAGCCAGGACTCTTcttaaaggtaaactacagttatattatttaccagtgttatttattaaaggtaaactacagtatatattatttatcagtgttatttgttaggaaaattgatttttatgttgatatttttgggggtgcggaatggattaactggatttccattattttcaatggggaagtttgttctagatacgagaaattcgctatacgagctcagtgctggaacgaattaaactcatatgtagaggttccactgtatatatatatatatatatatatatatatagtatctatattatattagtattaattttgtttttgtcatggaATGCATAACAGTTATTTTAATAGTACAAgtcacagaaaaaatataaaaaatagtatTATTACTAATTTTACACTCAAATAATATAATTGTCAGACATGTCAGATATTGCactatacagtattattattatctcatcgCACTAAGTTTTATAGTCCGATTTATTctcacgaatccgagagagaggctatGGTTTGAGGAAAGGGGGAGGCTGGACTTCAGGAGTAGATAGCCGGGCGGAgccatcctcactcactcgccagcttccgTTCAAGTCGCTGTACCTCTCACCATGTGCTggtgcctccacttagctagcgatacctgtttgtttagcagacattatcatctacagattgttaaagtgtaacatttgacatttttgagagagagatcacagctacctgctcattggcagagatagcacggccacatgctcttctccgctcacgggggacgctctcccatcaaaGCTGAACACGATGAGATACAGTAgcaacgtttgacattggagtgtacctaccttttgcttggccagagatactttgccaactttttacacttttgccaaagagatcacagctacattctcacccctgataaAGACAGATAGAGACTGctctgtttctgatttttagaggACATTGATAATCAAGTCAAAGTATACAAAGTAGAATACAGAAGAAGacaatggaaaaatgaaagaaatcaaaaGTTATGATTGTGCTTCCAGAAATAATAGCAtcttaataaataagaaatggataTAAGTAAAGATTGAAGGGTTtgagtatgttatttttttataataatataaaacaatttttctACAATAATATGTAATCTTATAGTAATAAGCAATTTAATTTTTGGTATCACTTATGTAGTGatgattatttttctgtatttgtttttgtatatgaaacaaaaataagatcagGACAAAAGAGGGATACAAGGGGTCTCGGACCCTAATACATCTGACTTGCATTTCCTTTTGCTACAATCTGCTCTATTCTGCACTCACTGTAACCAGCACTAAGATTGCCCTTTCTGGGTATTAAAGTGAATGATCTTAACAGTCTTCTCCAATTTGTTTATTATGAGATTAACGTTTTGGTAAAGATAGTGCTTTCCAAGCCATGAGACTGATGTATTAGTGAAAAGTGTTGACTGCAAAGAGTCATGAATTTATTGATAATCATTCAATGACTCAATCAGGGATATTTTTTTGACATAGGCATTAAAACTCAACTATTTTTGTAAGATGTGATGTAATGTGTGTGTACATTAAATTAAGCCTAATtggcagcaaagagaaaaataaaatttcactcCATAAATATTATGCTGAGAATAAACTTATGGAGATAATTAGGAAATGGTAAGTCAAAGCATGTTTGTCCTGGGAAAAATAAGGGTAACAGATTAAAACAgagctaagaacaaaacattatgCCCAACTAAGGGCATTCTAGTGACAAAAAACaatttctgaatattttgaaggtctgaaattgttttccatcacTGATGAAGCAATATTCCTATTGTGCGAGGGAACACCcaggatatacagtagattacgAAAGACTcttgttaaaatgattatttatttacaaaaacataatGCAAAAAGGAGATAAATGATGGTAGAACACAAAGTAttagcacaatacatagaaaaagaacATTAGCTGATCATGCGTATGACTTTTTACATATGATTTAAACATTTCATAAGATGTGGGGGCTCATCCACATGTCCACCTTCCAAATTACAGTGCAAGTTACTCTCTGTCTCATTTCCTAAAAAATCGTTTATGTTTCACTGCAGTCTCATTTTACCAACTTGAAACCTTGCCTCACTTGCCTTTTTACTCTAAGTTCAAATACAATGTTGCCAATGAGTACCTTTATGCTTTTTCAGGGCCTCCAGGACACCTTTCCTGCACAACACACTTTGCAATGTCCAGCGTACACTTTAAAAGTCAAGGCACCTTTGGAATCTCTAGGAGATTCTTCTGGTCTCTTGCAACCCATGTACTGGTTTAGTGaccttaaaataataaattctgcTGTTCTCTATTCACTAATGAGGTACATTGACCCTTATCAGTTGGTAATGCTTATGGATACCTTAGATTAACAGTCCTCTGATGGATGCCGAATAGAATTGCGGGTCCTCATTTTCACCAGTATATAGGGTGTGCAGCCCTATGCCCACCCATGTTACAAATACTTTTAATGAAGTACTAACTTCCCAAAGTCTGTGTCCTGATGCTGTTTTGTTTCTTAGTCCACCACCCAGTCGCAACACCAAAGTTCAGTGTTATTCTAAGGACaagacaaataatttaattaaagcatCAGTGGTGCCTACAACTCCTGCAGGAAACTGCCAGGAAGATAATAGAAAAAGTGGAAGATAATAGAGGAAGATAATAGAAAACAAGGCTTAATTTTTGTGATCACCGGAGTTATGAACAGATACACCATGAATTCTAACAAAGGAATGGTACAGTATAACATATAATATAGGCAATGACACCCACAGAAGATACCGAAAGATCATGCTTCCAATCAGGTGTACttactgtaatttattatttatttttctgtttataatgCAAATTTTATCTTTTCTGGTACATCAGCAACACATTTTGTAAGAAGATCGCATTCATTACAGTTTCTACTAGTGCTGTATTTGTACAAAGCAAATCAGACTGAACAATAGTGTAATCAAGCTGCAGGTTCACAAGTTCAGCCAACAATGGGAATGACCTTCATCTTATTCTATTCCAGGTACATCTGGATCTCTATATTATTCTTAAGAGAATTACTCCAGCAGTTGCAAAGTGTGACAGCCAGTTATTATTATGCACAAAGACTTCCCACTCccaacaatgacaataaagctaCATCAAGTACAGCATACATAGGATGATATATTTTTAGCTTCAACTCATGggacaaagcatttttttttttttttaaataatggttcTTGTTGTTCAATGGGTAGAACTACTAACTGCCAttcatatatgtactgtattaattTATAGGGTCATGGATAGCCAGGTCTAATTATGGAAGCATTGGATGTGGGCCAAAAACAAACCCAAACCCAGAGCATGTTCATCAAAGGCACACACAAGAACACTCTCTCATACAAAGTCATTTTCAAATctatataatatgaaagaaaatctgGAAATGTAACTCAAgaatctggagctgtgaggctggCTGTGTCAGCATAAGCTTAGAGCAATTTAAATCTAACCATAATAGGACAGGCTGGACTGCTATAGAATGATGTTTACATTTAATTGAAAGACTAGAACTTCAAGTCCTTCCATACCATCAGTCAAACCATAACTTTCATTTAAGATGTTGTTGAGTGCTGAGTACTGTTGctttattaaggaaaataaaaaaattacacccaaataatagaaatgttacatTCTGTCAAATCCTgcaccaatccattaaagggccAATTCACATAAACATACACAGAGCCAATTTCGGCACTTTGGAGTTCTATTTCCACAGTGGattacttttaaatatatttgtttatcaCACTTTTCTAATTAATTCAACATATAAATCAAATGCTGTTCTACAATCAATGATCAATGGCAAGTGGAGTGATCTGCTGAAGGTTGCAAAACGCACCAGTGATGGGACTGATTTGTGATGAGTGATTAAAAGGAAACAATACAATatgttacataacataacatactcAAGACAGATTAATCTTTGAAAaaagaagattttaaaaatgagtacaaatcTCTATAATTCCCATACTGTCAAAAGATACATGGGGTGAAAACAGTGATATATTGATGGCTGTTGGCTACCTGTGCTAACCAAATATTACACCACATCTTATTTAATTGATCATGCATGTCGtacagaaagataaaaaaaaaatctaactgaaACCACAACCACCACTTGGATTACCTTGAAACAGTTATTTCTTATTAATATCTCcaagaagaaaataacaaaaggctCATACTCTTAAGTTCTTTTTGGCTGTGTCATCCAGAGGCCATTTATTGGCTAAAAAGCAGGAACCATTGAGACAGACAGTACGAGTCAATGAGGAATTACAGGTATTTGCATGTATACAGACAACATACTGCCATTCCCATACCAACTCCAAGGTGATTCTGAGGCAGTACTTTGCACGATACcatggcaagctctgtaagccctgctgttccGCATAGGGACACGTGTGGGGCAGATTGACTGACActtgacctcttgctgcatccaaacggtgccttcttttgcctttatgcctggcgcagctgcgttgttcttatatgtgagtgtaCGTTTCAAGCAGGGTGGGCTTCTATTTTCTTTCGCCGATGTAGAACCCtcttcctcatctgagttcacctctgatatagcacatctttattagAAAACAGCATTGTCAGATCAGGGAGAGAGTGAatatgactgagagaataaaactgaattaaaaaaaaaaaacgctaacctttacaagtatcataaatttacaccagctgttacagactcagatcaaatgtatgtttttattctataatagtaacaataagtgcagctcactactcaaaacggttgCGGAATCAAACCGGCGACCTCTTGATTAAGAGTAAGCAATTCTTACTGTTGCACCACCCAAGCTTTTGTGTCATGTTGTGTCTGTATCGTACCctaactggatttctttttcttttgttatattcttgaataaaagcacacttgttttgttatacttgtaccttttgcgaaagtgtttatttgatatttggacttcagtcttcacacattatgcacttcatgtctacattttgtcaattattactaaactatgaaaaacattttttttaagttatgtgttcaacaattcctgccttgcatttcatcctacatttacacagatcacttttgacatggaacacacatgaaatgtatgtattccaaatgacgatttTACCCTATTCAACACCAGGCCCCTCACAAGCAGATAAGGAGCCTGGGCTTGAGCTAGAAGAGCTTTTTGCCCAAGGTGAGCTCCATCGAGGGGGGGATgggagagcaggctgcttgctgcttgtacttatcgacacatttacaaaacaaaagacatcgACGGGCCgagtttttcataggcttcagggattctagtgttaaagaccaACACCTTCTTTTAAACTGCTTGAGAATTCTTCTGCATTGTATCCCAGCCACCTCCATTCCCTTCTCCTAATCTTTACTtctatactttattaattttccaacaagaaaagtttctcttttttttttacatttaacattcttc encodes:
- the LOC114663106 gene encoding tigger transposable element-derived protein 1-like, whose product is MPKRIYITQEKYLPGHKPMKDRLTLLFCANASGDCKIKPLLVYHSENPRVFKRGKVQKKKLNVMWWANSKAWVTRQFFIKWVNEVFGPSVKKYLHENKLPLKDLLVLDNAPAHPPGLEDDLLEEFQFIKVKFLPPNTTPLLQPMDQQVISNFKKLYMKALFQRCFEVTENTSLTLREFWKDHFNILNCLNLIDKAWEEVSVRTLNSAWKKLWPQSVPDFGFDPQPVDKTVQLVEEIVSLGKTMGLDVDGADLDELVEEHSEELKTDKLKELHKEQQQEVVEELSLGEEGAGDESLSSSKIKEVLAKWEEVKTFFEENHSNKAVCGRTMNLCNDNVVSHFRGILKRRQKQVSLDKFLVKQPATKRKLSDSDPEPASSGVKFPRRESLPESEGDSPSPQ